From a region of the Rhodococcus sp. 4CII genome:
- a CDS encoding acyl-CoA dehydrogenase family protein yields MRFTLDSSHQDFASSIDALLSKADMPSVIRSWNTGDTGPGLKVWQRLAETGINGLLIADQHDGLGADAVDLVVAVEQLGRHAVPGPVAETVAVVPALLAQFSPDRLSSLASGSLATVAAAPHVPFAVDADSADLVLLVDGSTVSVGRPGAVNKSVDQSRRLFPLTAGDALGDADFGPAFDLGALATAAQLQGLGQTLLDVTTDYAKQRKQFGKVIGQFQAIKHHLAEVAVGLEMSRPLLHGAALSVRDGSADSSRDVSAAKVACGDAAYRAARVALQVHGAIGYTQEHDLSLWLPKVRALVTAWGTPAFHRCRVVDSLVEAS; encoded by the coding sequence ATGAGATTCACACTCGACTCCTCCCACCAGGACTTCGCGTCCAGCATCGATGCGCTGCTGTCGAAGGCCGACATGCCGTCGGTGATCCGGTCGTGGAACACCGGGGACACGGGCCCGGGCCTGAAGGTGTGGCAGCGCCTGGCCGAGACCGGCATCAACGGACTGCTCATCGCGGACCAACACGACGGCCTCGGTGCCGACGCCGTCGACCTCGTCGTGGCCGTCGAACAACTCGGACGTCACGCGGTGCCCGGTCCGGTGGCCGAGACCGTCGCCGTCGTACCGGCGCTCCTCGCGCAGTTTTCCCCGGACCGACTGTCCTCGTTGGCATCCGGATCGCTCGCCACCGTTGCCGCCGCCCCGCATGTGCCGTTCGCCGTCGACGCCGACTCGGCCGATCTGGTCCTCCTCGTCGACGGGTCGACCGTGAGCGTCGGTAGGCCCGGGGCGGTGAATAAGTCGGTAGACCAGTCGCGCCGGTTGTTCCCACTGACCGCCGGCGACGCACTCGGTGACGCCGACTTCGGGCCCGCGTTCGACCTCGGCGCCCTCGCCACCGCGGCCCAGTTGCAGGGCCTCGGACAGACGCTGCTCGACGTCACCACCGACTATGCCAAGCAGCGCAAGCAGTTCGGCAAGGTGATCGGACAGTTCCAGGCGATCAAGCATCACCTCGCGGAAGTGGCGGTCGGGCTGGAGATGTCGAGGCCGCTGCTGCACGGCGCGGCGCTGTCCGTGCGGGACGGGTCGGCCGACAGTTCCCGGGACGTGTCGGCGGCCAAGGTTGCCTGCGGTGACGCGGCGTACCGGGCGGCGCGGGTGGCTCTCCAGGTGCACGGCGCCATCGGATACACGCAGGAGCACGACCTGTCGCTGTGGCTCCCGAAGGTCCGGGCCCTGGTCACGGCCTGGGGCACGCCGGCGTTCCACCGCTGCCGCGTCGTCGATTCGCTCGTGGAGGCGTCATGA
- a CDS encoding acyl-CoA dehydrogenase family protein produces the protein MSFDNDERAALRESVRDLLGKHSDSAAVRRAITTEHGYDDALWTTLCEQIGVAALAIPEKYDGVGASLLEVHVVQEELGRTLAPSPMLGSAVLAAQALVLSGDDDACARLLPGIAAGSVAALCWAGADGWSSFGVTASGEALSGTASYVLGGDVADVLLVLTSDGLFEVDPSSEGVSRSRVAAMDPTRSLSEVTFDGVAARRLVSPTDLVEQLRTIALVALSAEQVGAASAALEQTVEYAKSRKQFGRAIGSFQALKHRMADMYALVETARSMSYAAALSGTHEDAVIAKVYCSEALQHVAAEAIQLHGGIAITWEHDAQLYFKRAHGSAQLFGQPREFLPQLATAAGL, from the coding sequence ATGAGTTTCGACAACGACGAGCGAGCCGCACTCCGCGAATCGGTCCGCGACCTGCTGGGCAAGCACTCCGACTCCGCCGCGGTCCGCCGGGCGATCACCACCGAGCACGGATACGACGACGCCCTGTGGACCACGTTGTGCGAGCAGATCGGCGTCGCCGCGCTCGCGATCCCGGAGAAGTACGACGGGGTCGGGGCGTCGCTGCTGGAAGTCCACGTGGTGCAGGAGGAGCTGGGCCGCACGCTGGCACCGTCGCCGATGCTGGGCAGCGCCGTGCTGGCCGCGCAGGCGCTGGTGCTGTCGGGGGACGACGACGCGTGCGCCCGGTTGCTGCCCGGCATCGCGGCGGGCTCGGTGGCGGCACTGTGCTGGGCCGGCGCGGACGGGTGGAGCAGCTTCGGCGTCACGGCGTCGGGCGAGGCGCTGTCGGGGACGGCGTCGTACGTGCTCGGCGGCGACGTCGCGGACGTGCTGCTCGTCCTCACGTCCGACGGCCTGTTCGAGGTGGATCCGTCGTCCGAGGGTGTGAGCCGTTCCCGCGTTGCGGCGATGGACCCGACGCGGTCGCTGTCGGAGGTCACGTTCGACGGCGTCGCGGCCCGTCGGCTGGTCTCCCCCACCGACCTCGTCGAGCAGTTGCGCACGATCGCGCTGGTCGCGCTGTCGGCGGAACAGGTGGGTGCGGCGTCCGCGGCGCTGGAACAGACGGTCGAGTATGCCAAGTCGCGCAAGCAGTTCGGACGCGCCATCGGGTCGTTCCAGGCGCTGAAGCATCGCATGGCCGACATGTACGCCCTCGTCGAAACGGCCCGGTCGATGTCCTACGCCGCGGCGCTGTCGGGAACGCACGAGGACGCCGTCATCGCGAAGGTGTACTGCTCCGAGGCACTGCAGCACGTCGCGGCCGAGGCCATCCAGTTGCACGGCGGCATCGCCATCACCTGGGAACACGACGCGCAGCTGTACTTCAAACGCGCCCACGGCAGTGCCCAGCTCTTCGGGCAGCCGCGGGAGTTCCTTCCTCAGCTGGCGACGGCCGCCGGGCTGTAG
- a CDS encoding rhomboid-like protein has product MKAVTAYRFRNWVRAAWTYVRRAPGTFVWLAVLLATTVVSRYLSAEQLQVVLGDRSTNLHHLAEDPVRVLIASAFWLAGGGWVTYFFLFNVFHVPAERWLGTLRWVTVVAIAHVGATYLSEGALYWAIRHGHAPVSAVDTLDVGVSYGLAGVVAVLTYRIAPPWRYPYLAAVLVFYLVPLFVHLNFTAVGHFTAVLLGLCCYPITRSRKGVWSPVAAVRRMRRTTATA; this is encoded by the coding sequence GTGAAAGCAGTCACGGCGTATCGCTTTCGGAATTGGGTGCGAGCGGCGTGGACGTACGTTCGGCGGGCGCCCGGCACGTTCGTGTGGCTCGCGGTGCTCCTGGCGACAACTGTGGTGTCGCGGTATCTCTCGGCGGAGCAACTTCAGGTCGTGCTCGGTGACCGGTCGACGAACCTGCACCATCTCGCGGAGGACCCGGTCAGGGTGCTGATCGCGAGTGCCTTCTGGCTCGCCGGCGGCGGTTGGGTCACCTACTTTTTTCTCTTCAATGTTTTCCACGTCCCGGCCGAGCGATGGCTGGGCACTCTGCGATGGGTGACCGTCGTGGCGATCGCGCACGTCGGCGCCACCTACCTCAGCGAGGGCGCCCTGTACTGGGCGATCCGCCACGGTCACGCGCCGGTCTCCGCGGTCGACACCCTCGACGTCGGGGTCAGTTACGGCCTGGCCGGAGTCGTCGCGGTACTCACCTACCGAATCGCACCGCCGTGGCGCTATCCGTATCTTGCCGCAGTTTTGGTGTTCTACCTGGTTCCGTTGTTCGTGCACCTGAACTTCACCGCGGTCGGACACTTCACTGCCGTACTGCTCGGCCTGTGCTGCTACCCGATTACCCGTTCCCGGAAGGGGGTGTGGTCGCCGGTCGCCGCCGTCCGTCGTATGCGCCGAACCACAGCGACAGCCTGA
- a CDS encoding GAF and ANTAR domain-containing protein: protein MRLDTEDREPTPGGSFERRLRIELEQIARDMRAEHGSLQGCLEVIAKSARDVVPGTEDAGITLIARGRALEPRAATSDVQRKIDELQHRLGEGPCVQAIWEHETVLVTDMRTEQRWPGFAPEASRIGVQSMLAFQLYTTEDRLGALNLHSSRPNAFGDTSLSIGSTLSTHAAIALIASEREEQFRNALASRDIIGQAKGMLMQRYSIDAAQAFAILTEHSQHVNEPLSEVARTLVERGLPD from the coding sequence ATGCGCTTGGATACCGAAGATCGAGAACCCACCCCTGGTGGCAGCTTCGAACGCCGGTTGCGGATCGAACTCGAACAAATCGCGCGGGACATGCGGGCCGAACACGGCAGCCTCCAAGGATGCCTGGAGGTGATCGCCAAGTCCGCTCGAGACGTCGTTCCCGGCACCGAGGACGCCGGGATCACCCTGATCGCCCGTGGCAGGGCCCTCGAACCCCGGGCGGCGACGTCGGATGTGCAGAGGAAGATCGACGAGTTGCAACACCGGCTCGGGGAGGGCCCGTGTGTGCAGGCGATCTGGGAGCACGAGACCGTGCTCGTCACCGACATGCGGACGGAGCAGCGATGGCCGGGCTTCGCGCCGGAAGCGTCGCGGATCGGCGTGCAGTCGATGCTGGCGTTCCAGCTCTACACCACCGAAGACAGGCTGGGTGCGTTGAACCTGCACTCGAGCCGCCCGAACGCATTCGGTGACACCTCGCTCAGCATCGGCAGCACCCTGTCGACGCATGCCGCGATCGCGCTCATCGCGTCCGAACGCGAGGAACAGTTTCGCAACGCCCTCGCCTCTCGCGACATCATCGGACAGGCCAAAGGCATGCTGATGCAGCGGTATTCGATCGATGCCGCGCAGGCGTTCGCGATTCTCACGGAACATTCCCAGCACGTCAACGAACCGCTCAGCGAGGTCGCCCGGACGTTGGTCGAGCGCGGGCTCCCGGATTGA
- the gvpJ gene encoding gas vesicle protein GvpJ: MTTAGGGPSSSSLADVIDTILDKGLVIDAYVRVSLVGIELLTVDARIVVASVDTYLRFAEAANRLAIGSEPKGLTDLVSDVKGSGSTKSKTKGALEAVGETLGELLGGSDDEREPARRSARRRK, encoded by the coding sequence ATGACAACAGCCGGAGGGGGTCCGAGTTCGAGCAGTCTCGCCGATGTCATCGACACGATCCTCGACAAGGGTCTGGTGATCGACGCCTACGTGCGGGTGTCGCTGGTCGGAATCGAACTGCTGACCGTCGACGCCCGCATCGTGGTCGCGAGTGTCGACACCTATCTGCGCTTCGCCGAGGCCGCCAATCGCCTCGCGATCGGAAGCGAACCCAAGGGTCTGACAGACCTGGTGTCCGACGTGAAGGGCAGCGGAAGCACGAAATCGAAGACGAAGGGCGCACTCGAAGCGGTGGGCGAGACCCTCGGTGAGCTGCTCGGTGGGTCGGACGACGAGCGCGAGCCTGCACGGCGCTCCGCTCGGAGGCGGAAGTGA
- a CDS encoding fumarylacetoacetate hydrolase family protein: protein MRIGSLFVDGVQRYGVVVDDHLDLLTESADVFAVLAAGHPSGALTGRRLPWDPAAELAVPVPVASLRDFITFEQHTLGSLRSVTGAGEIPEDWYAAPAFYFTNPHAAIGSGATVPMPPGCEMFDFELEVAVVIGRAGYNLAVEEAFDHVAGFTILNDWSARDVQGREMRVGLGPAKGKDTATTLGPVMVTVDELAGYEVDGRFDLGMEVFVNDTRIGGDTLANMAWTFAELISYASRGTWVRPGDVLGSGTCGGGCLAELWGWRGERQPPPLRIGDTVTMAVDGIGTIHNTVVAGPPLHPIPAATRGATLRSG, encoded by the coding sequence ATGAGAATCGGTTCACTGTTCGTGGACGGCGTCCAGCGCTACGGTGTCGTCGTCGACGACCACCTCGACCTACTGACGGAGTCTGCCGACGTCTTCGCCGTGCTCGCGGCCGGCCACCCGAGTGGAGCGCTGACCGGTCGCCGCCTGCCGTGGGACCCAGCCGCGGAACTGGCAGTGCCGGTCCCGGTCGCCAGCCTCCGGGACTTCATCACCTTCGAGCAACACACCCTCGGCTCGCTGCGTTCGGTCACCGGCGCCGGTGAGATACCGGAGGACTGGTATGCCGCACCCGCCTTCTACTTCACCAACCCTCACGCCGCGATCGGCTCAGGCGCGACGGTTCCGATGCCGCCGGGTTGCGAAATGTTCGACTTCGAACTGGAAGTCGCGGTCGTGATCGGCCGCGCCGGCTACAACCTGGCCGTCGAGGAGGCGTTCGATCATGTCGCCGGGTTCACCATTCTCAACGACTGGTCTGCTCGCGACGTGCAGGGTCGCGAGATGCGGGTAGGCCTCGGACCCGCGAAGGGCAAGGACACCGCCACCACCCTCGGGCCGGTGATGGTCACCGTGGACGAACTCGCCGGCTACGAGGTCGATGGCCGTTTCGATCTCGGCATGGAAGTCTTCGTCAACGACACCCGCATCGGCGGCGACACCCTGGCGAACATGGCCTGGACCTTCGCCGAATTGATCTCCTACGCCAGCCGCGGCACATGGGTGCGGCCCGGCGACGTGCTCGGCTCCGGAACCTGCGGCGGCGGCTGTCTCGCCGAACTGTGGGGATGGCGCGGCGAGCGACAACCGCCACCCCTCCGGATCGGTGACACCGTCACCATGGCCGTGGACGGAATCGGCACCATTCACAACACCGTCGTCGCCGGGCCGCCCCTGCACCCCATCCCCGCGGCGACCCGAGGGGCGACCCTCCGTTCCGGGTAG
- a CDS encoding cyclase family protein codes for MRRIVDLSVSLQAGIPSDPPGHLPEIDYLDHEHTRGDLLQFFPGAVVDDLPEGEGWAIERVRLSTHNGTHLDAPYHYASTMNGGQRAATIDEVPLDWCFGRGVKLDFRHFDDGYVVTADDIDRELDRIGFTLAPLDIVVVNTRAGDRYGHDDYVNSGCGMGREATLHLLRQGVRVTGTDAWSWDAPFVYTAERYAENHDAGIIWEGHRAGREIGYCHIEKLGNLDSIPSSGFQVACFPVKIHQASAGWTRAVAIFDEEQQ; via the coding sequence ATGCGACGAATAGTCGACCTGTCCGTGTCATTGCAGGCAGGAATTCCTTCCGATCCACCCGGTCACCTGCCCGAGATCGACTACCTGGACCACGAGCACACCCGAGGCGATCTGCTGCAGTTCTTTCCCGGAGCCGTTGTCGACGACCTGCCCGAGGGTGAAGGGTGGGCCATCGAGCGCGTGCGCCTGTCCACCCACAACGGCACTCACCTCGACGCCCCTTATCACTACGCGTCCACCATGAACGGCGGGCAGCGGGCCGCCACCATCGACGAGGTCCCACTCGACTGGTGCTTCGGACGCGGCGTCAAACTCGATTTCCGCCACTTCGACGACGGCTACGTCGTCACCGCCGACGACATCGACCGCGAACTGGACCGGATCGGATTCACCCTCGCGCCGTTGGACATCGTCGTCGTCAACACCCGTGCGGGAGACCGCTACGGCCACGACGACTACGTGAACAGCGGCTGCGGCATGGGACGAGAGGCGACACTGCACCTCTTGCGTCAAGGTGTGCGGGTGACCGGCACCGATGCCTGGAGTTGGGATGCGCCGTTCGTCTACACCGCCGAGCGATACGCCGAGAACCATGACGCCGGCATCATCTGGGAAGGCCACCGCGCCGGACGGGAGATCGGCTACTGCCACATCGAGAAACTCGGCAATCTCGACTCGATCCCATCCTCGGGATTCCAGGTGGCGTGCTTCCCCGTGAAGATCCATCAAGCGTCTGCCGGGTGGACCCGCGCGGTCGCGATCTTCGACGAGGAGCAGCAATGA
- a CDS encoding CocE/NonD family hydrolase, giving the protein MCSQQSVAVDDGVTARSETADGMRIEWDVPVPMPDGTVLRADVFRPDDDGEYPVLMTLGPYGKGLAFQEGFAGMWQRLAAVYPDAVAGSTNAYQVWETVDPEKWVPDGYVCIRVDSRGTGRSAGLLDMLSEQEARDYYEAIEWAATQVWSNGRVGLLGISYYAANQWLVAALRPPHLTAICPWEGFTDFYRDFNRHGGILSRFGQAWQDRQIFTVQHGVGERGRRNPNNGELVAGPPTLDEDALATNRVETVAEAKRRVLLDEFSRARTPDLTRIEVPVLSAGNWAHHLHTRGNFDGYTQVSSPQKWLEVHGHEHYAEFYTDYGVGLQKQFFGHFLKDEATGWDRQPPVRLNVRHVDGSFEGRDEQEWPLARTRWTRFHLDAASAALSTTEPSAEHAVDFPALGPGVDFWTEPLSEPLEITGPASARVRLASTTTDADLFVTLRVQDLDGKEVTLVSAIDEHGVLAVGWLRASHRELDEDRSLPHRPWHPHTRILPLTPGQAVELDVEIWPTSIVVPPGYRLGVTLSGCDFQVPGDGPWPEAYGIEQRGNGVFVHDDPDDRPAGTFDGLTTLHTGPDSGTSLLLPVIPAK; this is encoded by the coding sequence ATGTGTTCACAACAATCGGTCGCCGTCGACGACGGGGTCACCGCACGCAGCGAGACGGCGGACGGCATGCGCATCGAATGGGATGTGCCCGTGCCGATGCCGGATGGCACCGTGCTGCGGGCAGATGTCTTCCGCCCGGACGACGATGGTGAGTATCCGGTGCTGATGACCCTCGGTCCCTACGGCAAGGGTCTGGCCTTCCAGGAGGGGTTCGCGGGGATGTGGCAGCGTCTGGCCGCCGTGTATCCCGATGCGGTGGCCGGATCGACCAACGCCTATCAGGTGTGGGAGACCGTCGATCCGGAGAAGTGGGTGCCGGACGGTTACGTCTGCATTCGAGTCGACTCCCGTGGTACCGGGCGTTCGGCCGGACTGCTGGACATGCTCAGCGAGCAGGAGGCCCGCGACTACTACGAGGCCATCGAGTGGGCGGCGACCCAGGTCTGGTCGAACGGTCGAGTGGGCCTGCTCGGGATTTCCTACTACGCCGCCAACCAATGGCTGGTCGCGGCACTGCGGCCGCCGCACCTGACGGCGATCTGCCCATGGGAGGGGTTCACGGATTTCTACCGGGACTTCAACCGGCACGGCGGCATCCTGTCCCGCTTCGGTCAGGCCTGGCAGGACCGTCAGATCTTCACCGTCCAACACGGTGTGGGCGAGCGCGGCCGGCGCAACCCGAACAACGGCGAACTCGTCGCCGGACCTCCGACCCTGGACGAGGACGCTCTCGCCACGAACCGCGTGGAGACGGTCGCGGAGGCCAAACGCCGGGTCCTGCTCGACGAGTTCAGCCGAGCGCGCACGCCGGATCTGACGCGCATCGAGGTCCCGGTGCTGTCGGCGGGGAACTGGGCACACCACCTGCACACCCGTGGCAATTTCGACGGCTACACCCAGGTGTCGTCACCGCAGAAATGGCTGGAAGTGCATGGTCACGAGCACTACGCCGAGTTCTACACCGACTACGGCGTGGGTCTGCAGAAGCAGTTCTTCGGCCACTTCCTCAAGGATGAGGCGACCGGCTGGGACCGGCAGCCCCCGGTGCGCCTGAACGTGCGCCACGTCGACGGATCCTTCGAGGGTCGCGACGAACAGGAGTGGCCGCTGGCCCGCACCCGGTGGACGCGGTTCCACCTCGACGCCGCGTCCGCCGCGTTGAGCACCACCGAACCGAGCGCCGAGCATGCGGTCGACTTCCCGGCGCTGGGGCCCGGCGTCGATTTCTGGACCGAACCGCTGTCCGAGCCCCTGGAGATCACCGGGCCGGCCTCCGCTCGGGTCCGTCTCGCGTCCACGACTACCGACGCAGATCTCTTCGTCACACTGCGCGTGCAGGACCTCGACGGAAAGGAGGTCACGCTCGTGTCCGCGATCGACGAACACGGTGTGCTCGCCGTGGGGTGGCTGCGTGCCTCCCACCGGGAACTGGACGAGGACCGCAGCCTGCCCCACCGGCCCTGGCACCCGCACACCCGCATCCTGCCGCTCACCCCCGGGCAGGCGGTCGAGCTCGATGTCGAGATCTGGCCCACCTCGATCGTCGTCCCGCCCGGCTACCGGCTCGGCGTCACGCTGTCGGGCTGTGACTTCCAGGTGCCCGGCGACGGGCCGTGGCCGGAGGCGTACGGCATCGAGCAACGCGGCAACGGTGTGTTCGTCCACGACGACCCGGACGATCGACCGGCCGGAACCTTCGACGGGCTGACCACCCTGCACACCGGTCCGGACTCGGGCACCTCGCTGCTGCTGCCCGTGATCCCGGCGAAGTGA
- a CDS encoding TetR/AcrR family transcriptional regulator: MTEPGSRPRPGGRSARVRRAVLDATLDLLHLHGMDGLTVAEVSTRAGVHETSIYRRWGTRENLMIDALLEEAEELLPIPDTGSLRDDLIAYLTSLAAYLSTPQGNAFDRALAAAGDDPAASQARKQYWDTRHTRSGEIITRGIDRGELPGTTDPRLAVEMLVAPLHFKVVLSREPLDPGLPTRLVDALLRGIVADEDTSGRDTDG, encoded by the coding sequence ATGACCGAACCCGGGAGCCGGCCACGCCCCGGCGGCAGATCCGCGCGAGTTCGCCGCGCCGTGCTCGACGCCACCCTCGACCTGCTGCACCTGCACGGAATGGACGGGTTGACCGTGGCCGAGGTCTCGACCCGGGCCGGAGTGCACGAGACCTCGATCTACCGCCGCTGGGGCACTCGCGAAAACCTGATGATCGACGCCCTGCTCGAAGAAGCCGAGGAACTGCTCCCCATTCCCGACACCGGATCACTGCGCGACGACCTGATCGCCTACCTCACGTCGCTGGCGGCGTACCTCAGCACCCCCCAGGGCAACGCCTTCGACCGAGCACTGGCCGCCGCCGGCGACGACCCGGCGGCCAGTCAGGCCCGCAAGCAGTACTGGGACACTCGGCACACACGCTCCGGCGAGATCATCACGCGCGGAATCGACCGCGGAGAATTACCGGGCACCACCGATCCCCGCCTTGCGGTGGAAATGCTTGTCGCACCGCTGCATTTCAAGGTCGTACTCAGCCGCGAACCGCTCGACCCGGGCCTACCGACGCGATTGGTCGACGCACTCCTCCGTGGAATCGTGGCGGACGAGGACACGAGCGGACGCGACACCGACGGCTGA
- a CDS encoding DUF1937 family protein: protein MRKIFLACPYSHTDPSITHDRFIESNKVAATIIEAGHTVFSQVSMSHPINLTFDGKDKGEIGALWAPVDEVFMDMLDELIILDLPGWDQSSGIKREITFFETRGRRVSLWSNVSHEFDRAAVATASH from the coding sequence ATGCGTAAGATCTTCCTGGCCTGCCCCTACAGCCACACCGACCCGTCGATCACCCACGACCGGTTCATCGAGTCGAACAAGGTAGCCGCGACCATCATCGAAGCCGGTCACACCGTCTTCAGCCAGGTCTCGATGTCCCACCCGATCAACCTCACCTTCGACGGCAAGGACAAGGGCGAGATCGGCGCCCTGTGGGCCCCCGTCGACGAAGTGTTCATGGACATGCTCGACGAGCTGATCATCCTCGACCTGCCGGGCTGGGATCAGAGCTCCGGTATCAAGCGGGAGATCACGTTCTTCGAAACCCGCGGCCGCCGGGTCAGCCTGTGGTCGAACGTGTCCCACGAATTCGACCGCGCCGCCGTCGCTACGGCTTCGCACTGA
- a CDS encoding metalloregulator ArsR/SmtB family transcription factor, translating to MSTPRSVPPAVLAALSNLDDPLRRRLYEYVSESEAPVSREQAAAAVDVGRTLAAYHLDKLADAELLTVSYQRPAGRGGPGAGRPAKLYTRAATELSVSVPPRDYELLARLLVSSVEQDASGAVRAAVNEAAVDAGKRAAAATGGDLLEALRGCGYLPQVDADGRVDLRNCPFHRVARDHLDVVCGLNLRLVEGVIAGSTQRDARAELAPGPGRCCVVVHYVASGQEVSAKP from the coding sequence ATGTCCACGCCCCGGTCTGTCCCGCCGGCGGTTCTCGCGGCGCTGAGCAACCTCGACGATCCGCTGCGACGCAGGCTCTACGAATACGTCTCCGAGAGCGAGGCACCGGTCTCGCGGGAGCAGGCGGCCGCCGCCGTCGACGTCGGCCGAACCCTCGCGGCGTATCACCTCGACAAGCTGGCCGATGCCGAACTGCTGACGGTCAGCTATCAGCGGCCGGCAGGCCGCGGCGGGCCCGGTGCGGGACGTCCGGCGAAGTTGTACACGCGGGCCGCCACGGAATTAAGCGTCAGCGTGCCGCCCCGCGACTACGAACTGCTCGCCCGGTTACTTGTCTCCTCGGTCGAACAGGACGCGAGCGGCGCCGTGCGGGCGGCGGTGAACGAGGCCGCTGTCGATGCCGGCAAACGGGCCGCCGCTGCCACCGGGGGAGACCTGCTGGAGGCGCTTCGCGGCTGCGGCTACCTGCCTCAGGTCGACGCCGACGGTCGTGTCGACCTCCGCAACTGCCCCTTTCATCGCGTTGCCCGCGACCACCTGGACGTGGTGTGCGGGTTGAACTTACGACTCGTCGAGGGTGTGATCGCCGGAAGTACGCAGCGAGACGCGCGCGCCGAACTGGCCCCGGGGCCGGGCCGGTGCTGCGTGGTGGTCCACTACGTAGCGTCCGGTCAGGAGGTCAGTGCGAAGCCGTAG
- a CDS encoding DoxX family membrane protein, with protein sequence MTTPTPHSETTAHSPGQTLQRARSDPAYSAFLLLRIGFSVLPIVMGIDKFTNVLTTWEDYLAPWIADLSPLSAHQTMLVVGVIEIVAGIAVAVKPRYAAYIVAAWLAGIVINLLTYPGFYDVALRDFGLMLGALTLGRLAYVYDPAWHRHTAPSTNLAAA encoded by the coding sequence ATGACCACTCCCACACCTCACTCGGAGACAACCGCACACTCACCCGGGCAGACTCTGCAACGCGCTCGCAGCGACCCCGCATACAGCGCATTCCTGTTACTGCGTATCGGATTCAGCGTGCTCCCGATCGTCATGGGCATCGACAAGTTCACCAATGTGCTCACCACCTGGGAGGACTACCTGGCGCCCTGGATCGCCGATCTCAGCCCGCTCAGCGCGCACCAGACCATGCTGGTCGTCGGGGTGATCGAGATCGTCGCCGGCATCGCCGTCGCGGTCAAACCGCGTTATGCCGCCTACATCGTCGCCGCCTGGCTCGCGGGAATCGTGATCAACCTGCTGACCTACCCGGGCTTCTACGACGTCGCACTGCGTGATTTCGGACTGATGCTCGGCGCGCTCACGCTCGGCCGGTTGGCCTACGTGTACGACCCGGCCTGGCACAGGCACACCGCGCCATCCACGAATCTCGCTGCCGCATAA
- a CDS encoding SAM-dependent methyltransferase: MRAEGDSWDIRTGVGSTALMVAAARGLAARRPNPIVVDQFAEVFCRAAGDEWAALFDADEEQTRDHPLRSPDFGESFQVFQAARTKYFDAYFDAAIDAGVRQVVILAAGLDSRAYRLSWRDGTVVYELDRPQVLDFKRRALADHGARPIAERREVATDLREDWARALRESGFDPAVPSAWLAEGLLLYLPPAAQDQLFAAVDTLSTPGSFAGIEQMEMLDTDSYTAMTAPDDGDDHAGAQWAGLIYNEPRSEATHWFGEHGWYAHRTVLTDYLTVIGADIPTEPGTVGASMLPSITLVTASRPT; the protein is encoded by the coding sequence ATGCGCGCCGAAGGCGACAGCTGGGATATCAGGACCGGCGTCGGCTCGACGGCGCTGATGGTCGCGGCGGCCCGCGGGCTGGCGGCACGCCGACCGAACCCTATTGTCGTCGATCAGTTCGCCGAGGTGTTCTGCCGCGCCGCCGGCGACGAATGGGCCGCACTGTTCGATGCCGATGAGGAACAGACGCGGGATCACCCCCTGCGGTCACCCGATTTCGGCGAATCGTTTCAGGTATTTCAGGCGGCCCGGACGAAGTATTTCGACGCCTATTTCGATGCCGCGATCGACGCCGGCGTGCGACAGGTGGTGATCCTGGCGGCGGGCCTCGACTCGCGGGCGTACCGGTTGTCGTGGCGGGACGGCACCGTCGTGTACGAACTCGATCGGCCCCAGGTACTCGATTTCAAGCGCCGCGCCCTGGCCGACCACGGTGCCCGGCCGATCGCTGAACGCCGCGAGGTTGCGACAGATCTGCGCGAGGACTGGGCGCGAGCGCTCCGCGAGAGCGGCTTCGACCCCGCCGTCCCGTCCGCCTGGCTGGCCGAAGGGCTCCTGCTGTACCTGCCTCCGGCCGCACAGGACCAGCTGTTCGCCGCCGTCGACACCCTCTCGACACCAGGCAGTTTCGCCGGTATCGAACAGATGGAGATGCTCGACACCGACTCGTATACCGCCATGACCGCACCGGACGACGGCGACGACCACGCGGGCGCTCAGTGGGCGGGCCTGATCTACAACGAGCCGCGCAGCGAGGCGACGCACTGGTTCGGTGAACACGGCTGGTACGCCCACCGCACCGTCCTGACCGACTACCTCACGGTCATCGGTGCCGACATCCCCACCGAACCCGGAACCGTGGGCGCCTCGATGCTGCCCTCGATCACCCTGGTCACCGCCTCCCGCCCGACGTAG